A single region of the Blastocatellia bacterium genome encodes:
- a CDS encoding RNA methyltransferase: MSDEATADFRQLEIAPVLAKIKKLQCDGGYRDKNGLFFVEGIRNFVSAVDGGFSIDALFYCEKLLTSPIARKMVRRLKRAGVPFARVSPEQFRQISQTERASGVGAILRQHAQRLDQTNPNESLCWVALSRIRSLGNLGSLMRTSAAVGAAGFIFIGDGVDPYDPNVVRATMGAIFNQRIVRTNAEQFRDWIKLHNLQVVGASPDGQLNYDQIGYARPTILLLGNERTGLTEGERLICRYIVRIPMKEGVDSLNVAVAGSLLLYEVFRSSLHQ; encoded by the coding sequence ATGAGCGATGAAGCCACCGCCGATTTTCGGCAATTGGAAATCGCTCCCGTCTTAGCGAAGATCAAGAAACTCCAGTGCGATGGCGGCTATCGTGACAAGAATGGACTGTTCTTCGTCGAAGGCATACGCAACTTCGTTTCGGCAGTCGATGGCGGCTTCTCGATAGATGCCCTATTTTACTGCGAGAAACTTCTTACCTCCCCCATCGCCAGAAAGATGGTGCGCCGCTTGAAACGGGCCGGCGTTCCCTTCGCGCGCGTTTCTCCAGAACAGTTTCGACAAATTTCCCAGACCGAACGCGCATCTGGGGTGGGAGCGATACTTCGCCAACATGCCCAAAGGCTCGATCAGACAAATCCCAACGAAAGCCTATGTTGGGTTGCCCTCAGTCGAATCCGCTCGCTTGGAAATCTGGGTTCGCTGATGCGAACATCGGCAGCCGTCGGCGCCGCCGGGTTTATCTTCATCGGTGACGGCGTAGATCCTTACGATCCGAATGTCGTCCGAGCGACGATGGGTGCAATATTCAACCAGAGGATCGTGAGAACAAATGCCGAACAGTTCCGAGACTGGATAAAATTACATAATCTACAGGTCGTCGGGGCTTCTCCCGATGGACAATTGAATTACGACCAAATTGGTTACGCACGTCCGACGATCCTTCTACTGGGAAATGAGCGAACCGGACTGACCGAAGGCGAGCGGTTAATATGCAGATATATCGTTCGCATCCCAATGAAAGAAGGCGTAGATTCGCTCAATGTCGCGGTAGCGGGCAGCCTGCTTCTGTATGAAGTTTTTCGATCATCGCTTCATCAGTAA
- a CDS encoding C25 family cysteine peptidase has protein sequence MEAASDDWLADFDGDGVAELAVGRLPVRSPEEAAMIVAKLIGYDKAAAAESMLLVADSNDGADFEGASQQLRGLIPANLRVEQLNRGRLDAATAKARLLEAIQRGQKYINYAGHGSVNLWRGNLLTSEEARELTNKGRLPVFVMMTCLNGYFNDPVLDSLGEALLKAEGGGVAVWASSGMTLPDGQATMNQQIVRLLFQSQSPQRLGDATRAAKLAVSDSDIRRTWILLGDPTMQFK, from the coding sequence ATGGAAGCGGCGTCGGACGATTGGCTGGCGGACTTCGATGGCGACGGCGTCGCGGAGTTGGCGGTTGGGCGCTTGCCGGTGCGCAGCCCGGAAGAAGCCGCGATGATCGTCGCGAAGCTCATCGGCTACGACAAGGCCGCGGCAGCCGAGAGCATGTTGCTGGTGGCCGATAGCAACGACGGGGCGGACTTTGAAGGCGCGAGCCAGCAGTTGCGAGGTTTGATCCCGGCGAACTTGCGAGTCGAGCAACTCAATCGCGGGCGGTTGGATGCGGCGACCGCAAAAGCCCGGTTGCTGGAGGCGATCCAACGCGGCCAGAAATATATCAACTACGCGGGACACGGCTCGGTGAATCTATGGCGCGGGAATTTGCTGACCAGTGAGGAGGCGAGAGAACTGACGAACAAAGGTCGACTGCCGGTGTTTGTGATGATGACCTGCTTGAACGGGTACTTCAACGATCCGGTGCTGGATAGTCTCGGCGAAGCCTTGCTGAAAGCCGAAGGAGGAGGCGTGGCGGTGTGGGCGTCGAGCGGGATGACGCTGCCGGACGGGCAAGCAACAATGAATCAGCAGATCGTTCGGCTGCTCTTCCAGAGCCAAAGCCCGCAGCGGTTGGGTGACGCGACACGAGCCGCGAAGCTGGCAGTCAGTGACAGCGACATCCGGCGGACGTGGATATTGCTCGGCGACCCCACCATGCAGTTCAAGTAA
- a CDS encoding CHAT domain-containing tetratricopeptide repeat protein → MTEQYGLALAAGDLEKLRQFWNPQSPNLAARRRYYKDLFSESRIELISSKVTRLEITSDKAVSRLTTDERRLDKKTGAVSLTYDPLRGACRSFEWVKADGGWRLEREFLVQDELAARLNAMASEKERDELLVSESVLVTNVLVLALSSRGIRLNERGDTDAALRCFQLQQAVSEKIGDRVGNAGAWMNMAIVKISQHEYENGLPVAYKALALYEAAGSKHGMALTLEKLSKLYRGLGDYRRAFDCVQKSLRLFEAENHRRGTALTLSEVAIIYGNQNNPEQALAHLERGLAIAQDIGDTIMTATLRHNMAVEYHRLGDYKRALEIYQGLLKQTEGFGDRVGAAMTRDQIGSVLAAQGRYGEALDYHSQALAALEAAKEPSVAATLNNMSGVYLAQGKYAEALALAERAVSLSRQTLHQLELWGGLTTLGYSHLGLNHPSEARQAFDEAVLIIEKLRTQTAGGVEEQVRYFENRLNAHHGMLSLLVRENQIREALVFAERAKARALLDVLQHGRIGLQKAMTVEEQEKEHRLKAELIRLNTQADVPGPQQAGERKSRLEKARLNYEAFQDSLYTLHPELKVQRGEAPVINAAELTALLPDATSALLEYVVTDDKIYLFAVTKVAEKAETEVRVYTLPIKRDDLARQIEAFRLQLASRDLGFRASAIKLYDLLLKPAAPQLRGKTNLILAPDDTLWDLPFQALLTGANRFLIEDAAIAYTPSLTALREMMKRRKQQNANSSSTTLLAMGNPQLGNESVHRAVLTRRDEKLDALPEAEQEVKALRQLYGVSQSKIYIGAEAREDRVKREAGQARILHFATHGMLNNASPMYSHLVLAQGDAGEDGLLEAWELMQLDLKADLAVLSACETARGRIGAGEGMIGLSWAMFIAGVPATVVSQWKVESAGTRDLMVNFHRGLLSQPAAGKAKPTKTEALRQAALKLMKNAESRHPFYWAGFVLIGDGR, encoded by the coding sequence ATGACTGAACAATACGGCCTGGCACTCGCCGCAGGTGATCTGGAGAAGTTGCGGCAGTTCTGGAATCCGCAATCGCCCAACCTGGCGGCACGCCGCAGATATTATAAAGACCTGTTCTCAGAATCGCGGATCGAACTCATCAGCTCAAAGGTGACGCGTCTGGAAATCACCAGCGACAAGGCCGTCTCACGCCTGACCACGGACGAACGCCGGCTGGACAAGAAGACGGGCGCTGTGTCACTGACCTACGACCCGCTGCGCGGGGCCTGCCGCTCGTTTGAGTGGGTCAAGGCCGATGGCGGGTGGCGGCTTGAGCGCGAGTTCCTGGTCCAGGACGAACTCGCCGCCCGGCTTAACGCGATGGCTTCAGAGAAGGAGCGCGACGAGCTTTTGGTAAGCGAGAGCGTCCTGGTCACCAACGTCCTCGTCCTGGCTTTGTCTTCCAGAGGGATTCGCCTTAACGAGCGTGGGGACACCGACGCGGCGCTGCGCTGTTTCCAGTTGCAGCAGGCGGTGTCGGAAAAGATCGGCGACCGGGTGGGGAACGCCGGGGCATGGATGAACATGGCGATTGTGAAGATTTCACAGCACGAGTACGAGAATGGTTTGCCGGTGGCGTACAAGGCGCTGGCGCTTTATGAGGCCGCCGGGTCGAAGCATGGCATGGCGCTCACGCTGGAAAAACTGAGCAAACTTTATCGCGGGCTCGGGGATTACCGGCGGGCCTTTGACTGCGTGCAAAAATCACTCCGGCTCTTTGAAGCGGAGAATCACCGCAGGGGGACCGCCCTGACGCTGTCTGAGGTGGCGATCATTTATGGGAACCAGAACAACCCCGAGCAGGCGTTGGCCCATCTGGAAAGAGGCCTGGCGATTGCTCAGGATATCGGGGACACCATTATGACGGCGACGCTGCGGCACAATATGGCTGTCGAATACCATAGATTGGGCGATTACAAACGGGCGCTCGAAATCTATCAGGGACTCCTTAAACAGACCGAAGGCTTCGGCGACAGGGTCGGGGCAGCGATGACCCGCGATCAGATTGGCAGCGTGTTGGCGGCGCAAGGCAGGTATGGCGAGGCGCTCGATTATCACAGCCAGGCGCTCGCCGCACTTGAAGCCGCGAAGGAGCCGAGCGTCGCTGCCACGCTCAACAACATGAGCGGCGTCTATCTGGCGCAAGGAAAATACGCCGAAGCCTTGGCGCTGGCGGAACGCGCGGTGTCGCTGTCGCGTCAAACCCTACACCAACTGGAGCTATGGGGCGGGCTTACGACGCTGGGTTATAGCCATCTCGGATTGAATCACCCGTCGGAGGCCCGGCAGGCGTTTGACGAAGCGGTCTTGATCATTGAAAAGCTACGCACCCAAACGGCGGGCGGGGTTGAAGAGCAAGTCCGTTATTTTGAAAACAGACTGAACGCCCATCACGGCATGCTCAGCCTGCTGGTGAGGGAGAACCAAATTCGGGAAGCGCTTGTCTTCGCCGAACGCGCCAAAGCGCGGGCGCTGCTGGACGTATTGCAACACGGCAGAATCGGCCTTCAGAAAGCAATGACCGTTGAGGAGCAGGAAAAGGAACACCGGCTGAAGGCGGAACTGATCCGGCTCAACACGCAAGCCGACGTGCCGGGTCCGCAGCAGGCAGGCGAGCGCAAATCCCGACTGGAAAAAGCCCGCCTCAATTACGAAGCCTTTCAGGATTCGCTCTATACCTTGCACCCTGAGCTGAAAGTCCAACGTGGCGAAGCCCCCGTCATCAACGCTGCGGAGCTGACCGCCCTGCTGCCCGACGCCACAAGCGCCCTGCTCGAATACGTCGTGACGGACGATAAGATTTATCTCTTTGCCGTCACGAAGGTGGCTGAGAAAGCAGAAACCGAGGTTCGGGTCTACACCCTGCCGATCAAACGCGATGATCTCGCCAGGCAGATCGAAGCCTTTCGGTTACAGCTTGCCAGCCGCGACCTCGGCTTTCGTGCCTCGGCAATCAAACTCTATGACCTGCTGCTCAAACCCGCCGCGCCGCAGCTTCGCGGCAAAACCAATCTCATTCTTGCGCCGGATGACACCTTGTGGGACCTGCCGTTTCAAGCCCTGCTCACGGGCGCGAATCGATTCTTGATCGAAGACGCGGCAATCGCTTATACGCCATCATTAACCGCGCTGCGTGAAATGATGAAGCGACGGAAGCAGCAGAACGCGAATTCCTCCTCCACAACTTTGCTGGCGATGGGCAACCCGCAGCTTGGGAATGAAAGCGTTCACCGCGCCGTGCTGACGCGGCGTGATGAAAAGCTCGATGCGCTGCCCGAGGCCGAGCAGGAAGTCAAAGCCTTGAGGCAGTTGTACGGTGTGTCGCAAAGCAAAATCTATATCGGCGCCGAAGCCCGCGAAGACCGTGTCAAGCGTGAAGCCGGTCAGGCCCGCATTCTACACTTCGCCACGCACGGTATGCTCAATAACGCCTCGCCGATGTATTCACACCTGGTTCTCGCCCAGGGCGACGCGGGTGAAGACGGCTTGCTCGAAGCCTGGGAACTGATGCAGCTTGATTTGAAAGCCGACCTGGCGGTGCTTTCCGCATGCGAAACGGCGCGCGGGCGCATCGGCGCCGGCGAAGGCATGATCGGGCTGTCGTGGGCAATGTTCATCGCCGGCGTGCCCGCCACCGTCGTCAGTCAGTGGAAAGTCGAATCTGCCGGCACCCGCGACCTGATGGTGAATTTCCATCGCGGTCTGCTCTCACAGCCAGCAGCCGGGAAAGCAAAGCCGACAAAAACAGAAGCCCTGCGCCAGGCCGCATTGAAGCTCATGAAAAACGCTGAGAGCCGCCATCCGTTTTACTGGGCAGGATTCGTGCTGATCGGCGACGGCAGGTGA
- a CDS encoding CusA/CzcA family heavy metal efflux RND transporter, which translates to MTDNFIAFFYRERLLVAVVSMLITAGGILALYKLNVDAFPDVTPVQVEIDTEAQGLAPQEVEQLITFPIENVMNGISGVVRVLSDSKFGLSVVTVYFSDDIDIYFARQQVLERLSLAKDRIPAGFEPEMGPITTGTGQIYLYEIVGRGKSNQELRTIQDWIVKLQLRTVPGVADVLSFGGDVKQYQVIANQQALVNYNIPLKALFDAIQANNQNAGANFIEHGDEQYIVRGIGLVKDIQDIQNIVLDSRNGTPIHVSDVASVEVGNEIRQGAVTKDGKGEVVTGIVLKRINENTKQVIERIKEKVAEINKALPEGVSIVDYYDQSELVDNSIHTVVESLIEGEALVLLILLLLLGDFRSSLITAAAIPFCMLVAFILMWYSGLSANLTSLGGLAISIGMMVDATVVMVENIYRHLEEHREHSTRDAILAAAQEIGRPMFFAIIVIIAVFLPVFTLQSIEGKLFKPLAYAVTYSMIGSMLMALCIAPMLCALWLRLKKGEPRANPIIKFIKGIYVPVLKWTIAHRYITITIAIGLIVWSVTDVFILGSEFLPTIDEGNMLVRATMPASISLTRAIEVSSQIEKSLREFPEVETVVAKIGRAELGGDPESVSNDEMYVRLKPKPQWTTAKTKDELVDAMRHRVEGFPGVKFNFSQVIQTRNDELISGINAQIAVKIFGEDQETLTRVADAIRDAMSGIRGVEDLAVEQVAGEEHLEIALDRDHIARYGLNIADVLEVVKIAIGGDEATDVLEGQRRFAIFVRLQADFRDQVEKLNDILITAPVGGRVPLGQLATLRLSSGESIVSRENSLRRIVVMCNVKGRDIGSFVHDAQQMVAKQVKTPPGYFITWGGQFENEQQAVRRLLVAIPISLLLVFVLIYACFNSLRNTLTIIFNIPIALVGSTTFLLISGFPLSVPAIVGFIAVFGVAVQNGMVMVSYINKLRDGGMNLDDAVITGASVRLRAELLSALIGSISLIPFIISSGTGAEIEKPLAIVVVGGLVTRPLKIVILPMVYEWVERRAAQRAKDTAE; encoded by the coding sequence ATGACCGACAATTTCATTGCCTTCTTTTACCGCGAGCGATTGCTGGTTGCCGTCGTCTCGATGCTGATTACAGCAGGCGGCATCCTGGCGCTTTACAAGTTGAACGTCGATGCCTTTCCCGACGTGACGCCCGTGCAGGTCGAAATCGATACAGAGGCGCAGGGGCTTGCACCGCAGGAAGTCGAGCAGCTCATCACCTTCCCCATCGAAAACGTCATGAACGGGATTTCGGGAGTCGTGCGCGTGCTATCGGATTCCAAGTTCGGCCTGTCGGTGGTGACGGTCTATTTCAGCGACGACATCGATATCTACTTCGCGCGCCAGCAGGTGCTTGAACGGCTGTCGCTCGCTAAAGACCGCATCCCAGCAGGCTTCGAGCCCGAGATGGGGCCGATCACGACGGGCACCGGCCAGATTTATCTTTACGAAATCGTCGGTCGCGGCAAAAGCAATCAGGAGTTGCGTACGATTCAGGACTGGATCGTCAAGCTGCAACTTCGTACCGTGCCCGGCGTCGCTGATGTGTTGAGCTTCGGTGGCGATGTCAAACAGTATCAGGTGATCGCCAATCAGCAGGCGCTGGTCAATTACAACATTCCACTCAAAGCGCTCTTCGACGCCATTCAGGCAAATAATCAAAACGCCGGCGCGAACTTCATCGAGCACGGCGATGAGCAATACATCGTTCGCGGCATCGGACTGGTCAAGGATATTCAAGACATCCAGAACATCGTGCTCGACTCGCGCAACGGTACGCCGATTCATGTCAGCGATGTAGCCAGCGTCGAAGTCGGCAACGAGATACGTCAGGGCGCAGTCACCAAAGATGGCAAGGGCGAAGTCGTCACCGGCATCGTCCTGAAACGCATCAACGAAAACACCAAGCAGGTGATCGAGCGGATCAAGGAAAAAGTCGCCGAGATTAACAAGGCGTTGCCCGAAGGCGTGAGTATCGTCGATTATTACGATCAATCGGAGCTGGTCGATAACAGCATACACACCGTCGTCGAATCGTTAATTGAGGGCGAAGCGCTGGTGTTGCTGATTCTCCTCTTGCTGCTCGGTGATTTCCGCAGTTCGTTGATCACCGCTGCCGCCATCCCGTTTTGCATGTTGGTGGCATTCATCCTGATGTGGTACTCAGGGCTTTCGGCGAATCTCACCTCGCTCGGCGGCTTGGCCATCAGCATCGGCATGATGGTCGATGCGACGGTGGTGATGGTTGAAAACATCTACCGCCATCTGGAAGAGCACCGCGAACACTCGACGCGGGACGCCATACTGGCCGCGGCCCAGGAAATCGGGCGGCCCATGTTTTTTGCCATCATCGTCATCATCGCCGTCTTTCTGCCGGTCTTTACGCTACAGAGCATCGAAGGCAAGCTCTTCAAGCCGCTCGCCTATGCCGTCACCTATTCGATGATCGGTTCGATGTTGATGGCGCTGTGCATCGCGCCGATGCTCTGCGCCTTGTGGTTGCGATTGAAGAAAGGCGAGCCGCGCGCCAATCCGATCATTAAATTCATCAAAGGCATATATGTTCCGGTGCTCAAGTGGACCATCGCGCACCGCTATATCACCATCACCATCGCCATTGGATTGATCGTCTGGAGCGTTACTGATGTCTTCATCCTCGGCAGCGAATTTTTGCCGACGATAGACGAAGGCAATATGCTGGTGCGGGCGACGATGCCGGCGAGCATCTCGCTGACGCGCGCCATCGAAGTCTCATCGCAGATAGAGAAGTCACTGCGTGAGTTCCCCGAAGTCGAAACCGTCGTCGCCAAGATCGGACGCGCCGAACTGGGCGGCGATCCTGAAAGCGTCAGCAACGACGAAATGTACGTCCGCTTGAAGCCCAAGCCGCAGTGGACAACCGCCAAGACGAAAGACGAACTGGTCGATGCCATGCGCCACCGTGTGGAAGGGTTTCCCGGCGTCAAATTCAATTTTTCGCAGGTTATCCAAACCCGCAACGACGAACTCATATCGGGCATCAATGCGCAGATTGCCGTCAAGATTTTTGGCGAAGATCAGGAGACTTTGACCAGAGTGGCCGATGCGATTCGTGACGCCATGTCAGGCATTCGCGGCGTCGAAGACCTAGCCGTCGAGCAGGTCGCGGGCGAGGAGCACCTGGAAATCGCTTTGGATCGCGACCATATCGCGCGCTACGGATTAAACATTGCCGACGTGCTCGAAGTCGTCAAGATCGCCATCGGTGGCGACGAGGCCACCGACGTGCTCGAAGGCCAGCGCCGCTTTGCCATATTCGTTCGCCTGCAAGCAGACTTTCGCGATCAGGTTGAAAAGCTCAACGACATTTTGATCACCGCGCCAGTCGGCGGGCGTGTGCCGCTCGGACAGTTAGCGACCTTACGACTGTCGAGCGGCGAATCGATTGTCAGCCGCGAGAACTCGCTGCGCCGCATCGTCGTGATGTGCAATGTGAAGGGGCGGGACATCGGCAGCTTTGTTCATGACGCACAGCAAATGGTGGCAAAGCAGGTCAAGACGCCGCCTGGATACTTCATCACTTGGGGCGGGCAATTCGAGAACGAGCAGCAGGCAGTCCGCAGACTGCTAGTTGCGATACCGATTTCGCTGCTGCTGGTGTTCGTCTTGATCTATGCATGCTTCAATTCGCTGCGCAACACGCTGACGATCATCTTCAACATCCCCATCGCGCTGGTCGGCAGCACGACCTTTTTGCTGATCTCAGGCTTCCCGCTGAGCGTTCCGGCGATTGTCGGATTCATTGCGGTCTTCGGGGTGGCGGTGCAAAACGGCATGGTGATGGTGTCTTACATCAACAAACTCCGCGATGGTGGCATGAATCTCGACGACGCCGTGATTACCGGTGCGAGCGTGCGTTTGCGGGCCGAGTTGTTGAGCGCGTTGATCGGCAGTATTAGCCTCATTCCCTTCATTATCTCTTCGGGAACCGGAGCCGAAATCGAGAAGCCTTTAGCAATTGTGGTGGTCGGCGGGCTCGTGACGCGCCCGCTCAAAATCGTGATTCTACCAATGGTATATGAGTGGGTAGAGCGCCGCGCCGCCCAACGAGCCAAGGACACCGCTGAGTAA
- a CDS encoding efflux RND transporter periplasmic adaptor subunit gives MFFRLAAHARWLALLLVLMIYGGCKKATEAPTNSATKTGATSSEVSASHAIETETVTPQLIAGAIAATGKILVSEDRMASIGPVHEGRIVHLYAGQGSIVKKGQKLADLESPDIDEAEADYLKALAEYENARRTSAAEVKLAQSTYDRTKMLYEKTITAGKNLQSAEHDLDVAKASAASSVASTKAALQAARRRLLILGLKEADIAALTTRSDFTAVFSLTSPIDGTVVERNATIGATVGTDASLFKIINLASVWIDANVFEKDLERIKLGQEVKVTVPAFPEAVFLGRVILVSSVVDPETRSLKVRTEVSNPAGRLKPDMFANVQIIIDMNHSAISIPQSAVLDDGGQKVVFVANGNGYEKRVVSVGIQSNDRFEIRDGLKAGDKVVVKGNYLLLQQSKPEQ, from the coding sequence ATGTTTTTCCGACTCGCTGCTCACGCGCGCTGGCTTGCGCTGCTGCTCGTGTTGATGATTTATGGCGGCTGCAAGAAGGCGACCGAGGCTCCCACAAACTCTGCCACAAAGACAGGCGCAACCTCCTCGGAGGTTTCCGCAAGTCATGCCATCGAGACTGAAACAGTCACCCCACAACTGATTGCCGGGGCGATTGCGGCGACCGGGAAGATACTCGTCTCTGAAGATCGCATGGCAAGCATCGGCCCGGTTCATGAAGGCCGCATCGTACATCTTTACGCGGGTCAAGGCAGCATCGTGAAAAAAGGGCAGAAGCTCGCCGACCTTGAATCGCCAGACATTGATGAGGCCGAGGCGGATTATCTCAAGGCACTTGCTGAGTATGAGAACGCGCGCCGCACTTCGGCAGCCGAGGTCAAGCTCGCCCAGTCCACCTATGACCGCACCAAGATGCTTTACGAGAAGACCATCACGGCGGGCAAAAACCTGCAATCCGCCGAGCACGATCTTGATGTTGCGAAAGCGTCAGCCGCCAGTTCGGTCGCATCGACGAAAGCCGCGCTTCAAGCCGCGCGCCGCCGCCTGCTCATCCTCGGCTTGAAGGAGGCCGATATTGCCGCGCTCACCACCCGGTCGGACTTTACCGCCGTCTTTTCTCTCACCTCCCCCATTGACGGCACGGTCGTCGAGCGCAACGCCACCATCGGCGCAACCGTCGGCACCGATGCAAGCCTTTTCAAGATCATCAATCTGGCGAGCGTCTGGATCGATGCGAATGTGTTTGAAAAAGACCTTGAGCGCATCAAGCTCGGCCAGGAGGTTAAAGTTACAGTTCCGGCCTTTCCCGAAGCGGTTTTTTTAGGCCGGGTCATTCTGGTTTCCAGCGTCGTTGACCCGGAGACTCGCAGCCTCAAGGTTCGCACGGAAGTGTCAAACCCTGCTGGCCGCCTCAAGCCGGATATGTTCGCCAATGTGCAAATCATCATCGACATGAATCACAGCGCCATTTCGATCCCGCAATCGGCGGTGCTTGATGACGGCGGGCAAAAAGTGGTCTTTGTCGCAAACGGCAATGGCTACGAAAAGCGTGTCGTCAGTGTGGGGATACAAAGCAACGACCGATTTGAAATTCGTGACGGGCTGAAGGCGGGCGACAAAGTCGTGGTGAAGGGGAACTACCTGCTGCTGCAACAGAGCAAGCCCGAACAATAA
- a CDS encoding TolC family protein produces the protein MSIFLQHNLQLVAGRYDIETAEAEKLTARLRPNPEFSFNTDQLPLDFSGPFFKEQEITYSISQTFEMGGKRRKRIDVANVNAELARAEFQTTMWQLTSDLKKKFYAVVLAQSLLKLAQENQQTLAETLKHATELKELGEISGLDLSRLEIEKFKFDTDVANSQKDYELAVRDLRLALGGDYQATDIEVAGTLDYQPYQFSFADLRDKSLAARPDLRAAQISEHAADSAIRLQDAQRIPDLNVGVGVKQVFVDKTYSIGIGIALPVFDRNQGERVKALIQKKRAQNDQQALTNQVLNDVDKALTSFEIQKKRVELYRSGVLTKVDDIQKLTEFSLKAGEGSTLDLLDAIRTRRETLASYYQALFDYQMSLLDLEMATATPLQK, from the coding sequence GTGTCGATTTTTTTGCAACATAACTTACAACTCGTTGCAGGCCGCTATGATATCGAAACAGCAGAGGCGGAAAAGTTGACGGCGCGACTCCGTCCGAACCCGGAATTCAGCTTTAATACGGACCAACTGCCGCTGGATTTCAGCGGCCCGTTTTTTAAGGAACAGGAAATCACCTACAGCATCTCCCAAACATTCGAGATGGGCGGCAAACGGCGCAAACGCATCGATGTGGCTAACGTCAATGCCGAACTGGCCCGCGCCGAATTTCAAACGACCATGTGGCAGTTGACCAGCGATCTGAAGAAAAAATTCTATGCGGTCGTGTTGGCGCAATCGCTGCTGAAGCTGGCGCAAGAGAACCAGCAAACTCTGGCTGAAACCCTCAAGCACGCCACCGAGCTCAAAGAACTGGGCGAGATTTCGGGGTTAGACCTGAGCCGGCTCGAAATCGAAAAATTCAAGTTCGACACCGACGTCGCCAATTCGCAAAAGGATTACGAGCTCGCCGTGCGCGATTTGCGGCTGGCGCTCGGCGGCGATTATCAAGCGACGGATATAGAAGTTGCCGGGACGCTCGACTACCAGCCTTACCAATTCTCGTTTGCCGATCTGCGCGACAAATCGCTGGCCGCGCGGCCCGATCTCAGAGCCGCGCAAATCAGCGAGCACGCCGCCGATTCAGCCATTCGCCTGCAGGACGCGCAGCGCATCCCTGATCTCAATGTCGGTGTCGGCGTCAAGCAAGTTTTTGTTGATAAAACCTATAGCATAGGCATCGGCATTGCCCTGCCGGTGTTTGATCGCAATCAGGGCGAGCGGGTCAAGGCGCTAATTCAAAAGAAGCGGGCGCAGAACGATCAGCAGGCGCTCACCAATCAAGTGCTGAACGATGTCGACAAAGCCTTAACCTCTTTCGAGATTCAGAAGAAGCGCGTTGAGCTTTACCGCAGTGGCGTATTGACGAAAGTCGATGACATTCAGAAGCTCACAGAGTTTTCGTTGAAGGCGGGCGAAGGCTCGACGCTTGACTTGCTGGATGCGATTCGCACGCGGCGCGAAACGCTGGCCAGTTATTACCAGGCGCTGTTTGATTACCAGATGTCGCTGCTCGACCTTGAGATGGCGACCGCGACGCCGCTGCAAAAGTAG